The following proteins are co-located in the Scylla paramamosain isolate STU-SP2022 chromosome 37, ASM3559412v1, whole genome shotgun sequence genome:
- the LOC135091389 gene encoding uncharacterized protein LOC135091389, whose protein sequence is MRPLIVLLALVAVTAAQFNQPRFGGSRFLRFDDDDFDDFFDDDHDDSLEDLYEDLYDEDADDRAEARAKLTRLRASGAITGNTFRRNRFVNARHNTRSFTAPRPSFNTQRPSFNTQRPSFNTQRPSFNTQPSFNTQRTFLQHPETLLQHPAFLQHPATRKHL, encoded by the exons ATGCGGCCTCTG attGTTCTCCTGGCCCTGGTGGCAGTGACGGCAGCACAGTTcaaccag ccTCGGTTCGGTGGTTCACGCTTCCTCCGGttcgatgatgatgattttgatGATTTCTTTGATGATGACCATGATGACTCCCTAGAGGACCTTTACGAGGACCTCTATGACGAGGATGCAGATGACCGGGCGGAGGCGCGGGCCAAGCTGACGAGGCTGAGAGCGTCTGGTGCTATTACCGGGAACACCTTCAGGAGGAACCGTTTCGTGAATGCCag GCACAACACCAGAAGCTTCACCGCACCACGACCTTCCTTCAACACCCAGAGACCCTCATTCAACACCCAGAGACCATCCTTCAACACCCAGAGACCATCCTTCAACACCCAACCATCTTTCAACACCCAGAGGACCTTCCTTCAACACCCAGAGACCCTCCTTCAACACCCAGCCTTCCTTCAACACCCAGCGACCCGCAAGCACCTTTAA